The proteins below come from a single Metarhizium brunneum chromosome 1, complete sequence genomic window:
- the CTF1-B_0 gene encoding Cutinase transcription factor 1 beta, which translates to MRRYDIGAPLYAVDSALLAGGVEEHGPPRVVSPSHTCTSRPIVPQLPHHVHFYMLPFLELNDKSTLSQADLALLAANGCLSIPDKSLTDDFLRQYFLYVHPSTIVVDEAEFWRAYENSQKGHACKIPLLLFQAILFASAPYVDVSTLQKCGFKDRRHALCTLYHRTKLLFEIKTEDRPRYLSSAAVLLTFYTPPTNAHAANSWLDRAIQLGKLAETHPKTCKESVKQPNPQPTWKKRLWWSILIRDRSLCLGLRRKPLMTSKELKFVSSPIEDEELMREICESRVYDRPTKHVLAGIFREQCQLGLLLTAMVSLGAAPNKKSCSSASQDEIDAIFSTISLTKKALADWMAFSRLPARLAEDPPVPVRRNIKITLMYYHAACIDIAHYESMLLEGYCNFDRPIYHERFRNVGKMLHNSMAELIQIMEGFSQEEKHHGFPISLLAFVEMPLIIAAIDLKLSPSTLEMETRRRRWQALGRLHSACGRAYDVADVMSSCTNQLLRLAYDFTRQIFLGNGHGPDDAAVRRNDRRSGSSRAQNWGDAFVLFPRAYLMISASVDYYLCEGELPSSSCLPEFVQSSLPLGVAVVFEIDLPWSPNDSDQDPSRARLQESIPAQDYAPLLVRGTTVYARQLGQMTEYQEAARSDTTVFSTVECAVRNHNETGINLNYFDMTAMSETTRPQTENQKSDDSQNQIFSGTLNGVATPGYETELWPLFQLITP; encoded by the exons ATGCGACGCTACGATATCGGGGCCCCCTTGTACGCAGT AGATTCGGCGCTGCTGGCGGGCGGCGTGGAAGAGCATGGTCCTCCAAGAGTCGTCAGCCCCAGCCATACATGCACATCACGGCCCATCGTGCCCCAGCTTCCCCATCATGTGCATTTCTATATGCTGCCATTTCTCGAGCTGAATGACAAATCCACCTTGAGCCAAGCCGATCTGGCCCTTCTTGCGGCGAATGGATGTCTAAGTATACCCGACAAGAGCTTGACCGACGACTTCCTGAGGCAGTATTTCTTATACGTTCATCCATCCACCATTGTGGTTGATGAGGCGGAATTCTGGAGAGCGTATGAGAACAGTCAAAAGGGCCATGCATGCAAAATTCCCCTGCTTTTGTTTCAGGCGATACTGTTTGCTAGTGCTCCGTATGTCGACGTGTCAACCCTTCAAAAATGCGGATTCAAGGACCGGCGCCACGCATTGTGCACACTATACCATCGAACAAAG CTTCTTTTTGAAATCAAAACAGAAGATCGGCCCCGCTACCTGTCTTCCGCTGCCGTCCTCCTCACATTCTACACTCCTCCTACGAATGCTCACGCCGCAAACTCGTGGCTCGACCGTGCAATTCAACTTGGAAAGCTAGCAGAAACACATCCAAAGACTTGCAAGGAAAGTGTAAAACAACCTAATCCGCAGCCAACTTGGAAAAAACGACTATGGTGGTCCATTTTAATTCGCGATAGAAGTCTCTGTCTCGGCCTGCGTCGAAAACCTCTCATGACGTCCAAGGAATTAAAGTTTGTCAGCAGTCCTattgaagacgaggagctCATGCGGGAAATCTGCGAATCCCGCGTTTACGACAGGCCAACGAAGCATGTCTTGGCAGGCATATTCCGCGAGCAATGCCAACTGGGCTTGCTGCTGACCGCCATGGTCTCGCTGGGCGCCGCGCCAAACAAGAAATCTTGCTCCTCTGCGTCCCAAGACGAGATCGACGCCATATTCTCCACCATATCCTTGACCAAGAAAGCGCTGGCTGACTGGATGGCGTTTTCTCGTCTTCCCGCACGATTAGCAGAGGATCCTCCCGTCCCCGTCAGGCGAAACATCAAGATCACCTTGATGTACTACCA TGCTGCGTGCATAGATATTGCTCATTACGAGTCTATGCTTCTCGAAGGGTATTGCAACTTTGACCGACCCATATATCATGAGCGATTTCGGAATGTGGGCAAAATGTTGCACAATTCGATGGCCGAGTTGATTCAAATTATGGAGGGATTCAGCCAAGAGGAGAAACATCATGGCTTTCCCATCTCCTT GCTTGCTTTTGTTGAAATGCCACTCATCATTGCCGCAATCGACCTGAAACTCTCCCCATCAACTTTGGAGATGGaaactcgacgacgacgctggCAAGCTTTGGGGAGGCTTCACTCTGCTTGTGGGAGGGCATACGATGTAGCCGATGTCATGAGCTCATGTACGAACCAATTACTCCGCCTGGCGTATGATTTTACACGCCAGATATTTCTGGGCAATGGTCATGGGCCGGACGATGCGGCGGTGCGTCGGAATGACCGTCGATCTGGATCAAGTCGAGCACAAAACTGGGGTGACGCATTCGTGCTGTTTCCACGCGCATACCTGATGATATCCGCCTCAGTCGACTACTATCTCTGCGAGGGAGAACTGCCTTCTTCAAGCTGCCTGCCCGAGTTTGTGCAAAGCTCCTTGCCTTTAGGCGTTGCCGTGGTTTTTGAAATCGACCTCCCATGGTCTCCGAATGACTCGGACCAAGACCCAAGCCGGGCACGTTTGCAAGAGAGTATCCCGGCGCAAGACTATGCACCTTTGTTGGTTCGGGGGACTACTGTCTATGCTCGGCAACTGGGTCAGATGACTGAGTATCAGGAGGCTGCACGATCGGATACAACCGTCTTTTCGACAGTGGAATGCGCAGTCAGGAATCACAATGAGACTGGCATTAATCTTAATTACTTTGACATGACTGCTATGTCAGAGACAACACGACCTCAAACAGAAAACCAGAAATCGGATGACTCCCAAAACCAGATATTCTCAGGGACACTAAACGGCGTTGCTACGCCTGGTTATGAAACAGAATTATGGCCACTTTTTCAGCTTATTACGCCATAG
- the PTR2_0 gene encoding Peptide transporter — MAAEKEAPNELRPAHVADEKHGPGSINDFDIAREHDHDNEVAIMRKDYEDKPTDEEFATLRRVPGKIPTVAYLLCAVEFCERASYYGCAQIWTNYINRPLPKGGNGYGAVAAGSQSTQGALGMGEAIANATTQSFSLLAYCLPLFVGYLADTRFGRYPMIFWGVIICGVGHILIVAGGAKELIANGTAKIPFFLGVYILAIGAAMFKPNVTPLLLDQMKSHVPRVVTLKSGERVIEDPEHSTERVMLWFYLLINIGAFMSTATSYSARYVGWWLAFLLPLLLYLPLPLLLLWLKPRIVLHKPGGSDLPNVFRAIGHGMANGGIFRIGRAGWWENAKPSVRAQKGLSPETRYSDEFVVDVQRTMQATGMFCFFPVQYWNDNGLGNSANYLGTMLTGNGVPNDVIGNFNSLSIILLGPLLNYGVYPLLRKGRIHYGPVARICTGFFLSTLAGIGYAVLTYKAYQTSPCGWYGSSDPYCVDNGLVSPISLWWEAIPYALGGFSELFINVPAYGIAYSRAPINMRGLVSAINLFNTGFAYIVNLAASAAIADPHLIWDFAGPAILGAIVTVGFWFIFKHIDKEEYVLSTTQTSEAAEAEIIEDTEAVPTDRR, encoded by the exons ATGG CGGCAGAAAAGGAAGCTCCAAACGAGCTCCGGCCAGCTCATGTGGCCGACGAAAAGCACGGCCCCGGGTCCATCAATGACTTTGATATCGCCCGCGAGCACGACCACGACAACGAAGTGGCCATCATGAGAAAGGACTACGAGGACAAGCCGACGGACGAGGAATTCGCCACTCTCCGCCGCGTGCCTGGAAAGATTCCCACGGTCGCGTACCTCCTCTGTGCTGTCGAGTTTTGCGAGCGCGCTTCCTACTATG GCTGCGCCCAAATCTGGACAAACTACATCAACAGGCCGCTGCCCAAGGGGGGCAATGGCTACggtgccgtcgccgccggaaGTCAGAGTACGCAGGGTGCTCTGGGCATGGGAGAGGCCATTGCC AATGCCACCACCCAGTCCTTCAGTTTGCTAGCCTACTGCCTTCCGCTCTTTGTTGGGTATCTCGCCGACACGCGATTTGGCCGGTACCCCATGATTTTCTGGGGCGTCATCATCTGCGGCGTCGGGCATATTCTCATcgttgccggcggcgccaaggaGCTCATTGCCAACGGCACCGCCAAGATCCCCTTCTTCCTTGGTGTATACATCCTGGCGATTGGAGCTG CAATGTTCAAACCCAACGTCACACCTTTGTTGCTTGACCAGATGAAGTCCCACGTACCGAGAGTAGTCACGCTCAAATCGGGCGAGCGGGTGATTGAGGACCCCGAGCACTCTACTGAGAGAGTCATGTTGTGGTTCTATCTGCTCATCAACATTGGCGCCTTCATGTCCACGGCAACCTCGTACTCGGCAAGATATGTAGGCTGGTGGCTGGCCTTTTTGCTTCCGTTGCTTCTCTACCTCCCCCTGCCTCTCCTCTTGTTGTGGCTGAAGCCGCGTATCGTTCTTCACAAGCCCGGCGGCTCTGACCTTCCCAATGTGTTCCGGGCCatcggccacggcatggcGAATGGCGGCATCTTCAGGATCGGACGCGCAGGCTGGTGGGAAAACGCCAAGCCGTCCGTCAGGGCGCAAAAAGGACTGTCCCCCGAGACTCGCTACAGCGATGAGTTTGTCGTGGATGTGCAGCGGACTATGCAGGCAACTGGCATGTTTTGCTTCTTCCCTGTACAGTACTGGAACGACAACGG TCTGGGAAATTCGGCCAACTATTTGGGCACCATGCTCACCGGTAACGGTGTTCCCAACGATGTCATTGGCAACTTCAACTCGCTCAGTATCATTCTACTGGGACCTCTTCTCAAC TACGGCGTCTACCCCCTCTTGCGCAAGGGCAGAATCCATTACGGCCCTGTTGCTCGCATCTGTACCGGGTTTTTCCTCAGCACTCTGGCGGGCATTGGCTACGCCGTGCTCACGTACAAGGCATATCAGACGTCCCCTTGCGGCTGGTATGGCTCTTCCGATCCCTACTGCGTGGACAATGGTCTAGTCTCGCCCATCTCATTGTGGTGGGAGGCCATTCCGTACGCATTGGGTGGATTCTCGGAGCTCTTTATCAACGTACCTG CCTACGGCATCGCTTACTCGCGCGCTCCGATTAACATGAGGGGCTTGGTGTCAGCCATCAACCTCTTCAACACGGGTTTTGCCTACATCGTGAACCTCGCTGcttccgccgccattgccgatCCCCATTTGATCTGGGACTTTGCTGGGCCAGCCATCTTGGGAGCTATCGTGACGGTTGGGTTT TGGTTCATCTTCAAGCACATTGATAAGGAGGAATATGTACTTTCCACTACCCAGACTAGTGAGGCTGCGGAAGCTGAGATCATTGAGGATACTGAGGCGGTGCCGACAGATCGCCGCTGA
- the str3_0 gene encoding Siderophore iron transporter 3: MASKSPVASDITSPGSHNEDHATTAPAGTVVQSQGVTRMEAIYRSTKTNKKTLWLVGGSVLVCAWAYSLDFATTNNYAVDVSSYYHQHSSVLSTLAIVTNIISAVSKPFIAKISDITSRPYTYILALMFYVVGYIVAATSQSISAYVVGESFVALGSSGIDLVNDIIVADLTPLEWRGFLGALLSTPFIINTWFAGKIVQAMLSRNQWRWGYGMFAIIMPVAVGPAIATLIYLDRKAKKTGEVNLASSGEAHRVEKEAADQAARGETMVDTVTMAKPEGSWLKKLRRGLIEIDAFGLLLLGFGWTLLLLPFSLKTYARKSWANPSLISMWVVGGLLLIAYVIYEIKWAKMPSAPRRLVFNKTFIVCVIIEASYFVSGNMRGLYWSSYVYVTKPWSYQNWVYYNNSLTLALCVFSPLAGALQRWTHRYKTICIIGLCIKVIGMGIMLNGHKATVSTGALVMTQVLIGGGGSLAVVGTRVASQASVPHQDVALTISLLALWSSIGRSIGSAIASVIWANQMPKQLRKYLPAKATDRDVQALFNDIKKLRTAYAFDTDMKKGAIEAYQNALYYLLAPALGLAFVPLIAAFFMSNFYLGKQQNAVTNVGVDGLPLDEQDRNPEPSHKPLKEKIKGLWKA, encoded by the exons ATGGCAAGCAAAAGCCCCGTTGCGAGCGACATTACGTCGCCAGGCTCTCACAATGAAGACCATGCGACAACCGCCCCAGCTGGGACCGTGGTTCAGTCACAAGGCGTAACTCGCATGGAGGCCATCTATCGCTCGACCAAGACAAATAAGAAGACCTTGTGGCTGGTCGGAGGTTCCGTCTTGGTTTGCGCCTGGGCGTATTCCTTGGATTTTGCAACAACCAACAACTACGCGGTTGACGTCTCCTCGTACTATCATCAGCATAGCTCGGTTCTCTCAACTCTGGCCATTGTCACGAACATTATTAGCGCCGTTAGCAAGCCGTTTATTGCCAAGATTTCCGACATTACGAGCAGGCCATACACGTACATCTTGGCGCTCATGTTTTATGTCGTCGGTTACATTGTCGCGGCGACTTCGCAATCCATCTCGGCGTACGTCGTTGGTGAATCATTTGTCGCCTTGGGAAGCTCTGGCATCGACCTTGTCAACGACATCATCGTGGCCGATCTGACGCCGCTAGAATGGAGGGGATTTCTGGGAGCGCTGCTCTCCacgccattcatcatcaatACCTGGTTTGCGGGAAAGATTGTACAGGCAATGCTGTCCAGGAATCAGTGGAGATG GGGCTACGGAAtgtttgccatcatcatgccGGTGGCCGTGGGCCCAGCCATTGCCACACTGATCTATCTCGACCGAAAGGCGAAAAAGACTGGTGAGGTAAACCTCGCATCGAGCGGCGAAGCCCATCGCGTAGAGAAGGAGGCTGCGGATCAAGCCGCACGCGGTGAGACAATGGTCGACACGGTGACAATGGCCAAGCCCGAAGGAAGCtggctcaagaagctccGCCGCGGATTAATCGAGATTGACGCGTTtggtctgctgctgcttggctttggctggACTCTTTTGCTGCTTCCATTCTCGTTGAAGACGTACGCACGGAAAAGCTGGGCTAATCCTTCCCTCATCTCCATGTGGGTTGTCGGAGGTTTATTGTTGATTGCCTACGTGATATATGAAATCAAATGGGCAAAGATGCCCAGTGCGCCGAGACGGTTGGTATTCAACAAAACTTTCATTGTCTGCGTCATCATCGAGGCATCGTATTTTG TTTCCGGGAATATGCGAGGCCTTTACTGGTCTTCGTATGTCTATGTTACGAAGCCATGGAGCTATCAGAACTGGGTTTACTATAACAACTCCCTGACTCTTGCTCTCTGCGTGTTCAGCCCTCTTGCTGGAGCTTTGCAGCGATGGACACATCGCTACAAGACGATTTGCATTATTGGTCTCTGCATCAAGGTGATTGGTATGGGCATCATGCTCAACGGACACAAGGCAACCGTCAGCACCGGGGCGTTGGTCATGACGCAGGTCCTCatcggcggtggtggttcCTTGGCTGTAGTTGGAACTCGCGTGGCATCTCAGGCCAGTGTGCCACACCAAGACGTAGCTCTCACTATTTCGCTCCTTGCTTTATGGTCTAGTATTGGGAGGAGCATTGGAAGTGCCATTGCCTCCGTTATATGGGCCAACCAAATGCCAAAGCAGCTTCGCAAGTATCTtccagccaaggccacagaCAGGGATGTTCAAGCTCTGTTCAATGACATCAAAAAGCTTCGCACAGCCTATGCTTTTGATACAGATATGAAGAAGGGAGCCATCGAAGCTTACCAAAACGCCCTCTACTATCTCCTCGCTCCTGCGCTTGGGCTGGCGTTTGTTCCCTTGATTGCAGCTTTCTTTATGAGCAATTTCTATCTTGGGAAGCAGCAAAATGCTGTGACGAATGTGGGTGTTGATGGACTGCCTCTCGATGAGCAGGATCGAAACCCTGAGCCGTCCCACAAGCCTTTGAAGGAGAAAATCAAGGGGCTTTGGAAGGCCTAG
- the tropD gene encoding Cytochrome P450 monooxygenase: MSKFLNEVPFGIVLKVLFCLLLVGFILQRWYVYWRLRHIPGPMSANISDFARVRWVHTKTAHLKHQELHAKYGDVVRMGPNMVSIGNPSAVPQLYPMRRGFPKSDFYIPLRPYSRVGGALPAIFTSLDEELHSNLKKPVAQIFSLSNVVTFESLVDDVLKVVAKQFDGRFSTNDEIFDLSEWLQFFAFDVMGTLTFNKRYGFLEEGKDVGGKLNAVWLFMKQAAPMMQVPWLDKLLYKNRVVDVLRHTPGNSLLKFVGDTIRERQSRYKAEKHAQTPHERQDFLDRYIEIQRSNDNIPAWAVTSWTFSNVIAGSDSVGTVMQTVMYNLLKSPHTLKKLVRELEEAGASRPYPKWTEVSTLPYLDACVLEALRVHPPFALPFERVVPEGGITMLGHFLPAGTIVGASPYVTNRCKKMYGEDAEFWRPERWLEGDAEHKKKMENVMLTFGAGRRICLGRYIGIFEIKKIVPFLVLNYEFEAIDHTTFKGENYWFFKQKGLYTQIQKRLGKSTREIA, encoded by the exons ATGTCCAAGTTCCTCAACGAAGTGCCCTTTGGGATTGTCCTCAAAGTGTTATTCTGCCTACTGCTTGTGGGATTCATACTGCAAAGATGGTACGTATACTGGCGGCTGCGACACATCCCGGGCCCCATGTCAGCCAACATCTCGGATTTCGCGCGGGTGAGATGGGTTCACACCAAGACGGCGCATCTGAAACATCAAGAATTGCATGCGAAATACGGCGATGTTGTGCGCATGGGGCCAAACATGGTCTCCATTGGCAACCCCAGTGCTGTTCCTCAGCTGTACCCCATGAGACGAGGATTTCCCAAG AGCGACTTTTATATACCGCTTCGACCGTATTCGAGAGTTGGTGGCGCTTTGCCCGCCATCTTCACGTCACTAGATGAAGAACTGCACTCGAATCTCAAAAAGCCAGTCGCCCAAATTTTCTCCCTGTCGAATGTCGTCACCTTTGAAAGTCTGGTGGACGATGTGCTCAAAGTTGTCGCAAAACAATTCGATGGTCGATTTTCCACAAACGACGAGATATTCGATCTCAGCGAGTGGCTGCAATTCTTTGCATTCGACGTCATGGGCACCTTGACCTTTAACAAGCGCTATGGGTTTCTGGAAGAGGGAAAGGATGTCGGAGGCAAGTTGAATGCAGTTTGGCTTTTCATGAAGCAGGCAGCTCCG ATGATGCAAGTTCCGTGGCTGGACAAGCTACTGTACAAGAACCGCGTCGTTGATGTATTGCGGCACACACCGGGCAATTCCTTGTTGAAATTTGTCGGTGACACAATTCGAGAGCGTCAAAGCCGGTACAAGGCCGAGAAACATGCTCAAACTCCGCATGAAAGGCAGGACTTTCTCGACCGATATATCGAGATTCAAAGGAGCAATGACAATATCCCGGCTTG GGCCGTGACGTCGTGGACGTTTTCCAATGTTATTGCGGGTTCAGACTCGGTCGGCACGGTTATGCAAACTGTCATGTACAATTTACTAAAAAGCCCGCACACACTTAAAAAATTGGTCAGAGAACTCGAAGAAGCAGGCGCGTCCCGACCATATCCCAAATGGACCGAAGTAAGCACGCTGCCGTACCTGGACGCCTGTGTTCTCGAAGCACTTCGTGTACACCCCCCATTCGCCTTGCCCTTTGAGCGTGTCGTTCCCGAAGGCGGCATCACAATGCTGGGCCACTTCCTTCCCGCGGGAACTATTGTCGGGGCCAGTCCATACGTCACCAATCGATGTAAAAAGATGTACGGAGAGGATGCAGAATTCTGGCGGCCAGAGAGGTGGTTGGAGGGCGATGCAGagcacaagaagaagatggaaaacGTCATGCTTACC TTTGGCGCCGGCCGGCGTATTTGCCTAGGACGGTATATTGGAATTTTTGAGATAAAGAAGATTGTACCGTTCCTGGTTCTCAACTACGAG TTTGAAGCCATCGACCACACCACTTTCAAGGGAGAGAATTATTGGTTCTTCAAACAGAAGGGGTTGTATACACAGATCCAGAAGCGACTCGGCAAGAGTACACGGGAAATTGCATAG